The Anaerolineales bacterium region AAAATGAAGAAAACATTATCGAGAAAGTTCGCCATCCCTGAAAGTGTAATTGGTATTTGAGGATTGGTAAATGGTGAATGCGCGCTGTGGACGGCTTTCTCATCGTCGTCTCACCGGCGGGTAATTTTGGAGCGCAAATATCGCAAAAAGGCGGATTTTCATTCGTTGCCTTTGCCCCATTCGCAGATTCCCGCTGAGGTTTTTCTACCATGAAATGGTGGGATATCATCCCGCCTCACGAGATCATCACTTGCTTTTCGCCATCGCCAATTCTGTCTCCCCCAGAAAGCTACAAAGTTCCAATGTTCGATTTACGGCTGTTTAGATCGGTCTCAACACTCGGTCGGCGCGGAGTTGTTTGAAGAATAAAGCCCCGCCGCGCGGCATGGATTCGTTGGCGGCTTCCATCCACGCCTGCGAGCCGAGCGATTCCGGGGAGCGGCGCGAGTAGCCGAGATTCTTCCACACCGCATCGAAGCCGACGAGGTCCATCGGCGGAAAGACGAGCGACGCCTCACACTGCAAGACGCTGGAGGCTTCTTCCACTTCCTGAATGAGAAGCGGAAGCGCTTTGTCGGCGGAGATTTTCGGGTCGAGATAGAGTTCGTCTGTGCGCGCGACGAGATTTTCCACCTGCCAGCCTGCGATGCCGACCGGCTCGCCGCCCATGTGTAAGATCAGGAAGGCTTTTTCGCCGAAGGCTTCCATCACATTGTCGGGTGTCATGGCGCGCTTGCCTTTGCTTAGGCGCGTAACGAGATCGGCGATCTTTTGTGAATCACGCGGACGCCCGCGTTCGAGCGAAAACTCTCCGGGCTTCGATTCGGTCGCCACGAGCGGGGCAGTTCCCTTTGTCGAAGTGACCGCTTTCCATCCCTCGACGACTTGTTTCCACAGATCGTCGTACGAGCCGGTGTTTTTGATGACAATATTTGCCGCGTCAAGTTTCTCTCTGGGAGAGGCTTGCGCGTTGACGCGTTGGAGCGCGTCCTGCGGGCTGAGTCCGCGTTTGCGGATGAGCCGTTCCACTTGGATTTGCGCCGGCGCGTCGGTGACCCAAATGGAATCGCATTCTTTCCGCAGATCGGATTCAAGCAGTTTGATCGCCTCGATCACTACGACGGGTTGGGTCGAGCGGCGGATAAGCAAATCTACCGCCTGCATGACGTAGGGATGGACGATCGCTTCGAGCTGTGCGAGCGCCTCGGCATCGGAGAAAACGAGTTTGCCAAGTTTGCCGCGATCAATTTGACCCTCTTTGTTAATCAGCCACTTTCCGAACGTATCGAGCACGCGCTTGTAGCCCGGCGCGTCTTTGGCGATGACGCGATGGGCGAGCGTGTCGGCGTCAATGGTGTACGCGCCGAGATGTTCGAGCATACGCCGCACCACGCTTTTGCCGGTGGCGATGTTGCCGGTTAGACCGATGATCGTTTTACCTTGCCGCTTCGTCACGATAACTCCTCCAATCACATTGCAATGCTATTTTAATGTCTTTTGTGAAATTAGCCAGAGAAAAATATCTCGTTTTCAAAATTGTCAATTCCAACCCTCCGCGTAGGTCTTTTGTTTGATTCTTGCTCCTGCTGTTGACGCTCCTCCGCCTTGCGTGTATGATGAACCTGTCTCAGGTCGGTCGGGCGATCGCGGTGGCGCGTTGACGCCATCGAGGAAAGTCCGCACTCCATAGAGCACGGCGTCGGATAGTCCCCGGGGCGGGGAAGCCTCCCTTGTGGAGCGAACCTGCCGGAAAAGGGCCACAGAAACAAACAGCCGACCCTCACCCCTGCACCCCTCTCCTTTTTAGAGAGAGGGACTGGGATGAGGGTGGTCATGGTGAAAAGGTGGTGTAAGAGACCACCGGCGTTTGCAGTAATGCAGATCGTCAGGTAACCCCCGCCGGGAGCAAGGCCAAGCAGGGACGAAGCCATCTGCGGATGGCGGGAGGCGGCTCGTCTTCATACGCATCCGTTCACGCGGTGAGCGGATCAGTCCCGGGTAGGCTGCATCGAGCGGCGCGGCGACGCGCCGCCCAGAGAGATGATCGCACATGCGGAGCGATTCGCAGGACAGAATGCGGCTTATAGACCGACCTGAGGCGGCTCATCAAATGAATCATCGAA contains the following coding sequences:
- the coaE gene encoding dephospho-CoA kinase (Dephospho-CoA kinase (CoaE) performs the final step in coenzyme A biosynthesis.), with amino-acid sequence MTKRQGKTIIGLTGNIATGKSVVRRMLEHLGAYTIDADTLAHRVIAKDAPGYKRVLDTFGKWLINKEGQIDRGKLGKLVFSDAEALAQLEAIVHPYVMQAVDLLIRRSTQPVVVIEAIKLLESDLRKECDSIWVTDAPAQIQVERLIRKRGLSPQDALQRVNAQASPREKLDAANIVIKNTGSYDDLWKQVVEGWKAVTSTKGTAPLVATESKPGEFSLERGRPRDSQKIADLVTRLSKGKRAMTPDNVMEAFGEKAFLILHMGGEPVGIAGWQVENLVARTDELYLDPKISADKALPLLIQEVEEASSVLQCEASLVFPPMDLVGFDAVWKNLGYSRRSPESLGSQAWMEAANESMPRGGALFFKQLRADRVLRPI